One Sulfolobus sp. S-194 DNA segment encodes these proteins:
- a CDS encoding CPBP family intramembrane glutamic endopeptidase: MLDTHGILIFLFLIRRLGITLADLGFHKPTSITSIILAILIATIYSFIELQIPQVLQYAFEINFLKYIAITTAIIAGFSEEVVFRGFIITQSRTYGTLKSSLLSASLFGVYHITWGLGGILGTFLLGLGLAYVFNSGKSIVPCIISHALIDSLIEPGLVISFFHL, translated from the coding sequence TTGTTGGACACACACGGAATATTAATCTTTTTATTTTTAATAAGGCGATTAGGAATAACTTTAGCAGATTTAGGATTTCACAAACCTACTTCTATAACCTCAATAATCTTAGCCATACTCATAGCAACAATTTATTCCTTTATTGAACTACAAATCCCACAAGTGCTACAATATGCTTTTGAAATTAACTTCCTAAAATATATAGCCATTACCACAGCAATTATTGCAGGTTTTTCTGAAGAAGTAGTCTTCAGAGGATTTATAATTACTCAATCAAGAACCTATGGTACACTAAAATCATCCCTTCTTTCAGCCTCTCTATTTGGAGTTTACCATATAACATGGGGACTTGGAGGTATCTTAGGTACTTTTTTGCTAGGATTAGGCCTAGCATACGTATTTAATTCAGGTAAAAGTATTGTACCGTGCATTATATCTCATGCACTAATAGATTCATTAATTGAGCCTGGTTTAGTTATTTCCTTTTTTCATTTATGA
- a CDS encoding AbrB/MazE/SpoVT family DNA-binding domain-containing protein produces the protein MKKEYLLSVDEKGRIVIPKEVREGLNITGKVRLVVEDDKIELLPYTKKNYRGLFKASLKSKDVDEILREALEERSKKWLRGIST, from the coding sequence ATGAAAAAAGAGTATTTACTTAGCGTAGACGAGAAAGGGAGAATAGTGATCCCTAAAGAGGTGAGGGAAGGGTTAAATATCACCGGTAAAGTAAGGCTCGTAGTTGAAGACGACAAAATAGAACTCCTACCTTATACAAAAAAGAATTATAGGGGATTATTTAAAGCCAGTTTGAAGTCAAAGGACGTAGACGAGATATTGAGGGAAGCTTTAGAAGAGAGGAGTAAAAAGTGGTTAAGAGGTATTTCGACGTAA
- a CDS encoding PIN domain-containing protein, with protein MVKRYFDVNVFVYYLIDDQEFGDRAEYWINNTDEIYTSEITFFQLIVILKYLTREDEKEIVRKLSEAFEGLNVKFVHLEPYELKEVYKTASKNDLDFEDAIHYYCSRKINAEMISNDSDLKKLGAKF; from the coding sequence GTGGTTAAGAGGTATTTCGACGTAAACGTGTTCGTGTACTACTTAATTGACGACCAAGAGTTCGGTGATAGGGCGGAATACTGGATAAATAATACTGATGAGATTTACACTTCTGAAATTACGTTCTTTCAACTCATCGTAATCCTCAAATATTTAACGAGAGAAGATGAAAAGGAAATTGTGAGAAAGCTATCCGAGGCGTTTGAAGGACTAAATGTTAAGTTCGTACACTTGGAACCTTATGAATTAAAAGAGGTATATAAAACGGCTAGTAAGAACGATCTGGACTTTGAAGATGCAATACATTACTACTGTTCACGTAAGATTAACGCTGAAATGATAAGTAATGACTCAGATTTAAAGAAGCTAGGAGCTAAATTTTAA
- a CDS encoding ISH3 family transposase, which translates to MVTPVLPHQQQIGYKLLSMLNFKGKKAEEVAKTLISACLWNDSVENKSRAYDVSPQTVRNYVEKQGMEVIEKLLERARKISLEILKGVKEIDLSIDWTTKTWYGRPVKGSSEKGNSWNYATTKYKGKVLLLAFIPQVNGMTKDEIVKVLVEQVMAMGFKIRLITLDAGFYTVDVLNFVSQFKYIIAVLVGDVKVYEEFDGDYTTNSKRHRRDEQVKFRLLVYSKEKVRRKSLVYFARATNLDLSKREVLKLYNKVRSPIETSYRNIKAFLPFTGSTKFVFRTLIFVLALVLYSLYTIFKGTVRREKFRLLLILLFSDDLFYLKDFLFKSIELLINNIDLFSRR; encoded by the coding sequence ATGGTAACACCAGTTCTCCCTCACCAACAACAAATAGGATATAAATTACTTTCCATGCTGAACTTCAAGGGAAAGAAGGCAGAGGAGGTAGCAAAAACTCTCATCTCCGCGTGCTTGTGGAACGACTCTGTAGAGAACAAGTCCAGAGCGTATGACGTATCCCCACAGACCGTGAGGAATTACGTAGAGAAGCAAGGGATGGAAGTGATTGAAAAGCTCTTGGAAAGAGCTAGGAAAATATCCTTGGAGATATTAAAGGGAGTAAAGGAGATAGATCTTTCAATAGACTGGACAACCAAGACGTGGTACGGGAGACCAGTGAAAGGGAGCTCTGAAAAAGGAAACTCGTGGAACTACGCAACAACCAAGTATAAGGGGAAAGTACTTTTACTTGCCTTTATTCCGCAAGTGAACGGTATGACTAAGGACGAGATAGTGAAGGTTCTTGTGGAGCAAGTAATGGCAATGGGATTCAAGATAAGGTTGATAACTCTTGACGCTGGTTTCTATACAGTTGATGTGCTCAATTTCGTTTCACAGTTTAAGTATATAATTGCTGTGCTTGTTGGGGATGTTAAGGTGTATGAGGAGTTTGACGGGGATTACACAACTAATAGTAAGAGGCATAGGAGGGATGAGCAGGTCAAGTTCAGGCTTCTCGTGTACAGCAAGGAAAAAGTGAGGAGGAAGAGTCTTGTTTATTTTGCTAGGGCTACTAACCTAGACCTATCCAAGAGGGAAGTGCTGAAGTTGTACAATAAGGTAAGGAGTCCCATAGAGACGTCTTATAGGAACATTAAGGCTTTTCTTCCATTTACTGGTTCTACTAAGTTTGTTTTTCGCACGTTGATCTTCGTGCTGGCCCTTGTACTCTACTCCTTATATACCATATTCAAGGGTACCGTGCGGAGGGAAAAGTTCAGATTGCTCCTAATACTCTTGTTTTCTGATGATTTATTCTATCTAAAAGATTTTCTATTTAAATC